A genome region from Primulina eburnea isolate SZY01 chromosome 9, ASM2296580v1, whole genome shotgun sequence includes the following:
- the LOC140841252 gene encoding uncharacterized protein, with protein MKEHKISGLKSHDFHVLLQHLLPLGIRGLLPKAVCEPLIDLSLFFTSLGAKTLKVCDLQKIESQIPITLCKLEQVFLPSFFDVIVHLPVHLAKEAIIGGPVPYRWMYPIERMLFELKQLIRNMARPEGSIAEGYIAKECMTLCSRYLKDIETKFSRLERNYDTGFHKFKGEISIFLQCGRALGAGISHILDDDAWEKAHIYILKNCDEVQPFLEEYSKNEKNNTPQLSDDEWNSNFIGWFKQQVDKMKMQEQHTKYDDLLSLCRGPSMYVTCFSGYVVNGYRFRIEARDKGCRTQNSGVCVIGNIGSEKNYVDYYGVLTEILELQYLDGKRVVLFRCRWFDVHDNEKGVKVDEYGFTSINCQRTLKTNEPFILANQASQVFYVIDNINKGWHVVVKTQPRDLYEMPQPIEDEISNEDDFGEAYQHTESFNFDCGGQTSFDVDGQNIWRRTDLEPLVADLPTNKRKRK; from the exons ATGAAAGAACATAAAATCTCAGGTTTGAAAAGTCATGATTTTCATGTCCTTTTACAACATCTACTTCCTCTTGGGATACGTGGCCTCCTCCCTAAAGCAGTGTGTGAACCACTTATTGACTTGTCTTTGTTCTTTACTAGTTTGGGTGCTAAAACATTGAAGGTATGTGATTTACAAAAGATTGAATCCCAAATTCCGATTACTCTTTGCAAGTTGGAACAAGTTTTTCTCCCTTCGTTTTTTGATGTGATAGTGCATTTGCCTGTTCATTTGGCTAAGGAGGCTATAATTGGTGGACCTGTACCATATCGATGGATGTACCCTATTGAGCGTATGTTGTTTGAGTTAAAACAACTTATTCGAAACATGGCTCGTCCAGAGGGCTCAATAGCAGAGGGCTATATAGCAAAGGAATGCATGACTCTTTGCTCAAGATACTTGAAAGACATTGAGACAAAATTCAGTAGACTTGAGCGAAACTATGACACTGGCTTTCATAAATTTAAAGGTGAAATATCCATATTTTTGCAATGTGGACGAGCATTAGGAGCTGGTATAAGTCATATTCTCGATGATGATGCATGGGAGAAAGCTCATATCTATATTTTAAAGAATTGCGATGAAGTGCAACCTTTCCTCGA AGAGTACTCCAAAAATGAGAAAAACAATACACCACAACTATCGGATGACGAGTGGAATAGCAATTTTATTGGTTGGTTTAAACAACAA GTTGACAAAATGAAAATGCAAGAGCAACACACTAAATATGATGACCTGCTATCGTTGTGCCGTGGTCCTTCAATGTATGTTACATGCTTTAGTGGTTATGTTGTCAATGGATATAGGTTTCGGATTGAAGCTCGTGACAAAGGATGTAGAACACAAAATTCTGGGGTGTGTGTAATCGGTAATATAGGTAGTGAGAAGAATTATGTTGACTATTATGGAGTGTTGACAGAGATTCTTGAACTGCAGTATCTTGACGGAAAACGAGTGGTTTTATTTCGATGTAGATGGTTCGATGTGCATGATAATGAGAAAGGAGTCAAAGTAGATGAATATGGATTCACTAGCATTAATTGCCAGCGTACTTTGAAAACAAACGAACCCTTTATTCTGGCCAATCAAGCTTCACAAGTGTTTTATGTCATAGATAACATCAATAAAGGTTGGCATGTTGTTGTTAAGACACAACCTCGGGATCTATATGAGATGCCACAACCAATAGAGGACGAGATCAGTAATGAAGATGATTTCGGTGAAGCATATCAACATACTGAATCTTTCAATTTTGATTGTGGTGGCCAAACTTCCTTTGATGTAGATGGTCAAAACATTTGGAGAAGAACAGATTTGGAGCCGCTAGTAGCTGACTTaccaacaaacaaaagaaagagaAAGTGA